One Nocardia sp. BMG111209 DNA segment encodes these proteins:
- a CDS encoding TetR/AcrR family transcriptional regulator, with product MVADGLSVREVKRMQTRERLLGAAMAEFKRAGMAAADVSAIVAAAGVAHGTFYFHFPTKEHVLFEVENREEDRIAGLLNRFAGNNRDLGALLTETVRLVLGLERRLGKDLFRDLLALHFSQTRPPVDDSENHAVIVLIAREIAAAQDRGEVGSQVNPMNSAVFFLLGLYALLTTMNDWASRDGVLADYVERTLDSVRSR from the coding sequence ATGGTGGCGGACGGTCTGTCGGTGCGTGAGGTCAAACGCATGCAGACCCGCGAACGCCTGCTCGGTGCCGCGATGGCCGAGTTCAAGCGCGCCGGTATGGCCGCCGCGGACGTGAGCGCGATCGTCGCTGCCGCCGGAGTCGCCCACGGCACCTTCTACTTCCACTTTCCCACCAAGGAACATGTGCTGTTCGAGGTGGAGAACCGCGAAGAGGATCGAATCGCGGGCCTGCTCAACCGTTTCGCCGGCAACAACCGGGACCTGGGTGCGCTGCTGACGGAGACGGTACGGCTGGTGCTGGGCCTGGAGCGCCGCCTCGGGAAGGACCTGTTCCGAGACCTGCTGGCCCTGCACTTCTCCCAGACCCGGCCACCGGTCGACGACAGCGAGAATCACGCCGTCATCGTCCTGATCGCCCGCGAGATCGCCGCCGCACAGGACCGCGGCGAGGTCGGCAGCCAGGTGAATCCGATGAACAGCGCGGTGTTCTTCCTGCTGGGCCTGTACGCCCTGCTCACGACGATGAACGACTGGGCCAGTCGCGACGGTGTGCTCGCGGATTATGTGGAGCGGACATTGGACAGTGTGCGGTCTCGGTGA
- a CDS encoding MFS transporter, which yields MITSIAVDRYTHWCLPSNTVTGNSSREVHTPDPDLAALRVRGRIAISAFFALGGFVFAGWAVRIPAMATRIDAAPGVLGSALLGLSAATLIAMLAAGPLCRRFGSARVAIVTGSVLPVSVVVPTLARSATELGLGLIVFGSAFGANDIAVNSAAVDLAAMFERPIMSRLHAANSLGSLAGAGVGGLVGATLSPTRHLALLAPAGIVAALVAGRALISSPIPHIHESHDEAPRSRTLIITTIFGVIALCSAFTQGGADNWMPMHLSRDLGASSGLAACGYAVMQGAIAVGRLSGAALVVRLGPTRVLVWSGATACAGTVLAALTPWVWLALPGLCLLGLGLANTYPLAMSIAGRYGGPNGISVATILGYCGLLLAPPAIGIFADITGLSRALLMTTGVISVATLLAYTVHRRGIRR from the coding sequence ATGATTACCAGCATAGCTGTTGACCGGTATACGCATTGGTGCTTACCGTCTAATACCGTGACTGGTAACAGCTCGAGGGAAGTGCACACTCCGGACCCGGATCTCGCCGCACTCCGGGTCCGCGGCCGAATCGCGATTTCCGCCTTCTTCGCCCTCGGCGGCTTCGTCTTCGCCGGATGGGCGGTACGGATCCCCGCCATGGCAACCCGGATCGATGCGGCTCCGGGAGTGCTCGGATCGGCGCTGCTGGGTTTGTCCGCCGCCACCTTGATCGCCATGTTGGCGGCAGGCCCCCTGTGCCGACGGTTCGGCAGCGCACGAGTCGCGATCGTGACCGGATCCGTACTGCCCGTGAGTGTCGTCGTACCGACGCTCGCCCGCTCGGCGACGGAGCTCGGCCTGGGGCTGATCGTTTTCGGCTCGGCGTTCGGCGCGAACGACATCGCCGTCAACAGTGCCGCGGTCGACCTGGCCGCCATGTTCGAACGACCGATCATGTCCCGCCTGCATGCGGCCAACAGCCTCGGTAGCCTCGCCGGTGCGGGCGTCGGCGGGCTGGTCGGCGCAACGCTGTCCCCCACCCGGCACCTGGCGCTGCTGGCACCGGCGGGCATCGTCGCAGCACTGGTGGCCGGCCGTGCCCTGATCTCGAGCCCGATTCCGCACATCCACGAATCGCACGACGAGGCACCCCGCAGCCGAACCCTCATCATCACAACGATTTTCGGCGTGATCGCGCTGTGCTCCGCCTTCACTCAAGGTGGCGCGGACAACTGGATGCCCATGCATCTGAGTCGTGACCTCGGTGCGAGTAGCGGACTCGCTGCCTGCGGTTATGCGGTCATGCAGGGCGCGATCGCGGTCGGCCGCCTGAGCGGGGCCGCGCTCGTCGTCCGGCTGGGCCCCACGCGGGTCCTCGTGTGGAGCGGCGCGACGGCTTGCGCCGGAACGGTTCTCGCCGCGCTCACACCGTGGGTCTGGCTTGCGCTGCCCGGACTGTGTCTGCTGGGTCTGGGCTTGGCCAATACCTACCCGCTGGCCATGAGCATTGCGGGCAGGTACGGCGGGCCGAACGGTATATCGGTGGCAACGATTCTGGGCTACTGCGGTCTGCTGCTCGCCCCGCCCGCCATCGGCATCTTCGCCGACATCACCGGACTGTCGCGAGCATTGTTGATGACCACCGGTGTCATCTCGGTAGCGACGTTGCTCGCGTATACGGTGCACCGGAGGGGCATTCGGCGCTGA
- a CDS encoding sulfatase-like hydrolase/transferase, whose translation MPLSRRGFLAGGAAFGAAATATAGAAPARADTDPARPNILVILVDEMRAPMWFPAPDILDTILPNLARIRQRAVSFEGHYTAANDCTPSRGALVTGLYSHQTGCLITSQSTLSPQFPTWGSMLRLHGYETTWWGKWHLGPQSDSTPGGLEPYGFAGGTYPSPNGAPNQGLHSDSQIADQFIGWLDGGSGRGPWCSTVSLVNPHDIQWWPRFTRTLQSHNTIPRWITDLPGNYETPEQLAAKPRLQSALIEVSAAAFGVAEYHTPDAADRWIEMRNLYLWLQQQVDIQIGRVLDALAAHPDVAANTVVVFTADHGDYAGSHGLHGKGGAAYEEAIRVPLYIADPRGDLTPGGRAGTRTQLTCSVDLAPLLLTIATGGNDWRADPGYEHLADRCDLTALCRDPAAPGRPYVLHATDEITLEEAAVLFNGDAPGHVAVVRTADAKYASYTHWRDGTTDIDSAADAEFELYDYTSDDGALELRNRAGGDSPLRRTMADLLDHALRDELNKPLPPYLAPARDEGLADYRNQTQRLLAIGESVTHTLSGGR comes from the coding sequence ATGCCACTCAGCAGACGAGGATTCCTGGCCGGCGGCGCCGCGTTCGGCGCGGCCGCCACAGCCACCGCCGGGGCCGCCCCGGCCCGCGCCGACACCGATCCGGCACGGCCCAACATCCTGGTGATCCTCGTCGACGAGATGCGGGCCCCGATGTGGTTCCCGGCACCGGACATCCTCGACACGATCCTGCCCAATCTGGCCCGGATCCGGCAGCGCGCGGTGTCGTTCGAGGGTCATTACACCGCGGCGAACGATTGCACCCCGTCGCGCGGCGCGCTGGTCACCGGACTGTACTCGCATCAGACCGGATGCCTGATCACCTCACAGTCGACACTGTCGCCGCAATTCCCCACCTGGGGGTCGATGCTGCGACTGCACGGATACGAGACGACCTGGTGGGGCAAGTGGCATCTCGGTCCGCAGTCGGATTCCACACCGGGTGGACTCGAGCCGTACGGCTTTGCCGGCGGCACATATCCGTCGCCGAACGGAGCGCCGAATCAGGGCCTGCATTCCGATTCGCAGATCGCCGATCAGTTCATCGGCTGGCTCGACGGCGGCTCCGGCCGGGGTCCGTGGTGCAGCACCGTCTCGCTGGTCAATCCGCACGATATCCAGTGGTGGCCACGATTCACCCGAACCCTGCAGTCCCACAACACCATTCCCCGCTGGATCACCGATCTGCCCGGGAACTACGAGACTCCCGAGCAACTCGCCGCCAAACCGCGGCTGCAGTCCGCATTGATCGAGGTGTCCGCGGCGGCGTTCGGGGTCGCGGAGTATCACACCCCCGACGCCGCCGATCGGTGGATCGAGATGCGGAACCTGTACCTCTGGCTGCAACAGCAGGTCGACATCCAGATCGGCCGGGTGCTCGACGCGCTGGCGGCGCATCCGGACGTCGCGGCGAACACCGTGGTGGTGTTCACCGCCGACCACGGGGACTACGCCGGGTCGCACGGCCTGCACGGCAAGGGCGGCGCCGCCTACGAGGAGGCGATCCGGGTGCCGCTGTACATCGCCGATCCGCGCGGCGATCTCACCCCCGGCGGCCGGGCCGGCACCCGCACGCAGCTCACCTGCAGTGTGGACCTCGCGCCGCTGCTGCTGACCATCGCCACCGGTGGTAACGACTGGCGGGCCGACCCCGGCTACGAACATCTCGCGGACCGTTGCGATCTCACCGCGCTCTGCCGCGATCCCGCGGCACCCGGCCGACCCTACGTACTGCACGCCACCGACGAGATCACCCTGGAGGAGGCGGCCGTGCTGTTCAACGGCGACGCTCCCGGACATGTCGCGGTCGTGCGGACCGCCGACGCAAAGTACGCGTCCTACACCCACTGGCGCGACGGCACGACGGATATCGACTCCGCGGCCGACGCGGAATTCGAACTGTACGACTACACCAGCGACGACGGCGCTCTGGAACTGCGGAACCGGGCGGGCGGCGACAGCCCCCTGCGCAGGACCATGGCCGATCTGCTCGACCATGCCCTGCGCGACGAACTGAACAAGCCGCTGCCACCGTATCTGGCACCCGCGCGCGACGAGGGTCTCGCCGACTACCGGAACCAGACCCAGCGGCTGCTGGCCATCGGGGAATCCGTCACGCACACCCTGAGCGGCGGCCGCTGA